One Nicotiana sylvestris chromosome 12, ASM39365v2, whole genome shotgun sequence genomic window carries:
- the LOC138882761 gene encoding uncharacterized protein, which yields MAYLTKRFQKVVRRNRGILKKGNSSRPKNYDLFHKCGKPGHFIKDSPLMKQEYFKYNPDKVEKRNLVPDKHFKRKRSTDNVVKQALAAWGDSSSESEEETDTCDNSMMAVDSEGNEYDLIFVLIAQSNDNEDDDNDEVNFMDVQRNLKSYSPKNSYAKDVLTIELEAEQTRDDLVVCVVDLKERISNLENEKVVLTEKIVSVEHERDDLVIVAVDLKETIENFSKEKEDLVEKVNAIEQERHDLLVVIIDLRKTIEELGAECRPGNSEKGKEIDSEAHIKFEKELIVVRTSLCVELEKNRQPQEELERAKNDLKKSLIWTWSSEAITAMYVNNSGNRQEIGFQKERTPYNPHSKYVTVLDNWLCNYCGNNGHFKENYQTRVQSLQKNKAFA from the exons atggcttacttaaccaaaaggttTCAGAAGGTGGTCAGAAGAAATAGAGGAATACTAAAAAAGGGCAACTCCAGCAGACCAAAGAATTATGACCTCTTTCATAAATGTGGAaagccagggcatttcatcaaagataGCCCTCTCATGAAGCAAGAATACTTCAAATACAACCCTGATAAAGTAGAaaagaggaacctggttcctgacAAACACTTCAAAAGGAAGAGATCTACTGACAATGTGGTGAAGCAagctcttgcagcatggggagATTCCTCCAGTGAGTCTGAAGAAGAAACTGATACATGTGACAattccatgatggcagttgacAGTGAAGGAAATGAATATGatttaatatttgttttgatagCTCAATCAAACGATAATGAAGATGATGACAATGATGAGGTAAACTTCatggatgttcagagaaatttgAAATCCTACTCCCCTAAAAACTCAT ATGCTAAAGATGTCTTGACCATAGAACTAGaagctgaacaaactagagatgatTTGGTAGTGTGTGTAGTTGATCTTAAGGAAAGAATAAGTAATCTGGAGAATGAAAAGGTGGTTCTAACTGAAAAAATTGTTAGTGtagaacatgaaagagatgaTTTGGTGATTGTAGCTGTTGACTTAAAGGAAACCATTGAGAATTTcagtaaagaaaaagaagacttaGTGGAAAAAGTGAATGCTATTGAGCAGGAGAGACATGACCTTTTAGTAGTGATTATAGACTTAAGGAAAACAATAGAGGAACTTGGAGCTGAGTGTAGGCCTGGAAATTCTGAAAAAGGGAAAGAGATAGATAGTGAGGCACACATTAAGTTTGAAAAAGAGTTAATTGTTGTGAGAACTAGTTTGTGTGTtgaacttgagaaaaataggCAGCCCCAAGAAGAACTAGAAAGAGCAAAGAATGATCTTAAGAAGTCCCTTATATGGACCTGGTCCTCGGAAGCTATTACTGCCATGTATGTTAATAATAGTGGTAACAGGCAAGAAATAGGGTTTCAAAAGGAGAGAACTCCTTATAATCCGCATAGCAAATATGTTACTGTACTCGATAATTGGTTGTGCAACTattgtgggaacaatgggcatttcAAGGAAAATTACCAAACCAGGGTTCAGTCTCTGCAGAAAAACAAAGCTTTTGCTTAG